One stretch of Zhihengliuella flava DNA includes these proteins:
- a CDS encoding DUF3145 domain-containing protein, which translates to MSAPTTRGVLYVHSAPTALCPHIEWAIGSVVDQRTDLSWTAQPAAPGMYRSHIEWIGPQGTGARLASALRGWAHLRFEVTEDPSTGVDGSRWSHTPELGIFHATTDASGNIVVGEDRIRYAYEQGHGNPAAVYHELSLALGEAWDEELEPFRHASEGAPVRWLHQVG; encoded by the coding sequence ATGTCTGCACCCACAACTCGGGGCGTACTCTACGTACACTCAGCCCCGACTGCGTTGTGCCCGCATATCGAGTGGGCTATTGGCTCCGTTGTTGACCAGCGCACGGACCTGAGCTGGACTGCCCAACCGGCTGCTCCAGGAATGTACCGGTCCCACATTGAATGGATTGGTCCCCAAGGCACGGGAGCACGCCTTGCCTCCGCCCTGCGCGGCTGGGCACACCTTCGTTTTGAAGTGACGGAGGACCCAAGCACTGGCGTTGATGGGAGCCGCTGGTCTCATACGCCAGAGCTGGGCATTTTCCACGCGACGACGGACGCGTCCGGCAACATCGTGGTGGGTGAAGACCGGATTCGATACGCATACGAGCAGGGCCACGGAAATCCTGCCGCCGTCTACCATGAGCTATCTCTCGCCCTCGGTGAGGCGTGGGACGAGGAACTCGAGCCCTTCCGGCACGCTTCAGAGGGCGCTCCCGTACGTTGGTTGCATCAGGTTGGATAA